One Methylobacterium oryzae DNA window includes the following coding sequences:
- a CDS encoding PepSY-associated TM helix domain-containing protein yields the protein MTLPIPSLRTLLFRLHWALGLTAGLVLALMGLTGALMSYEEAVTAFANRDRLEVAPAGRTALPPAALAARIDAQAGGRVANVLTLSDDPRASVHVRFARDPETRARPPAAYADPYDGALLGPVRLEGAFTTVRDLHRWLLLPGGSKGWGRTVTGACTLALLAFLATGLYLRWPRIHRWRIWLKPALSRPGRPRWWSLHAVVGTWLLPVYLVIALSGLTWSYPWFKDGATRLLVGAPDAAKPAGRRAAGKPADPAADGAAVDRAWADFRARTGAEAGTAVLTLPGADTKAIRIRWLPKGVDAPSARNEIRYDPATGALLASERAADAPLGRRLLDNVLEVHRGRFFGDLVALLFCLAALAMPGFAATGLTLYVLRRRAGARRRTVAAGAPAGAVRTASP from the coding sequence ATGACGCTGCCGATTCCCTCCCTCCGGACCCTGCTCTTCCGCCTGCACTGGGCGCTCGGCCTCACCGCCGGCCTCGTCCTCGCCCTGATGGGCCTGACCGGGGCACTGATGAGCTACGAGGAGGCGGTCACCGCCTTCGCCAACCGCGACCGGCTCGAGGTCGCGCCCGCCGGGCGGACGGCGCTGCCCCCCGCGGCGCTGGCGGCGCGGATCGACGCGCAGGCGGGCGGCCGCGTCGCCAACGTGCTGACCCTGTCGGACGACCCGCGCGCGAGCGTCCACGTCCGCTTCGCCCGCGACCCCGAGACCCGCGCGCGGCCGCCCGCCGCCTACGCCGACCCCTACGACGGCGCGCTGCTCGGCCCGGTGCGGCTGGAGGGCGCCTTCACGACGGTGCGGGACCTGCACCGCTGGCTGCTGCTGCCCGGCGGGTCCAAGGGCTGGGGCCGCACCGTGACGGGCGCCTGCACCCTGGCGCTGCTGGCCTTCCTGGCGACCGGCCTCTACCTGCGCTGGCCCCGGATCCACCGCTGGCGGATCTGGCTGAAGCCGGCCCTGTCGCGGCCCGGCCGGCCGCGCTGGTGGTCGCTGCACGCCGTGGTCGGGACCTGGCTCCTGCCGGTCTACCTAGTCATCGCGCTGAGCGGCCTGACGTGGTCCTACCCGTGGTTCAAGGACGGCGCGACGCGGCTGCTCGTGGGCGCCCCCGACGCCGCGAAGCCGGCCGGCCGCAGGGCCGCCGGAAAACCGGCCGATCCCGCCGCCGACGGCGCGGCCGTCGACCGCGCCTGGGCGGATTTCCGCGCGCGGACCGGCGCGGAGGCCGGGACGGCGGTCCTGACTTTGCCGGGCGCCGACACGAAGGCGATCCGCATCCGCTGGCTGCCGAAGGGCGTCGACGCGCCGAGCGCCCGCAACGAGATCCGCTACGATCCCGCCACGGGCGCGCTGCTGGCCTCCGAGCGGGCCGCCGACGCGCCGCTGGGCCGGCGCCTCCTGGACAACGTCCTGGAGGTGCATCGCGGCCGCTTCTTCGGCGACCTCGTCGCGCTGCTGTTCTGCCTCGCGGCGCTGGCCATGCCGGGCTTCGCGGCGACCGGCCTGACGCTCTACGTCCTGCGCCGCCGCGCCGGCGCCCGCCGCAGGACCGTCGCGGCCGGGGCGCCGGCGGGCGCGGTCCGCACGGCGAGCCCCTGA
- a CDS encoding diflavin oxidoreductase has protein sequence MSRQNLLPRTAPFGDGERASLDAVLGTASPTQRAWLAGFLAGLDAAGGQPAAVPAAPPKAAAPLTVIYASESGNSEALAGNVAKLARKQGFKPKVVDFADLDVATLPKAGKLIAIAATWGEGEPPARAVRAYGELMGEGAPRLDGVEFAVLSLGDTSYAEFCAIGKALDARFEALGAKRAAERADLDLDFEKPAADWIKGALKALAPAEQPDNVVAVDFARAGAGEDDDAEPSREPVVVEVVEHVNLNSSRSDKETIHLALAFEDGAPAYEPGDSLEIYPENDPQLVDEILNAAGLSGDEALRTALLAERDITTLSAATIERFVKATGHAEAQTLIDSGEAKAWIEGRHLIDLLETYPAKLTADHIGTITRPLPPRAYSIASSRKEVGDEVHLAIAAVRYETHGRARSGVASVHVADRIRDGAKLRVRLKPNRHFRLPQDPATDIIMVGPGTGVAPFRAFVQERRAVEAPGRSWLFFGDRHFTHDFLYQLEWQDALEDGSLTKIDVAFSRDQPEKVYVQDRITQHAQELVSWLDGGAHLYVCGDAKAMAKDVRAAVVGAYQSAKGLSAAEAEAQVAALERSHRYQQDVY, from the coding sequence ATGTCCCGCCAGAATCTCCTCCCGCGCACCGCCCCGTTCGGGGACGGCGAGCGCGCCAGCCTCGACGCGGTGCTCGGCACCGCGAGCCCCACGCAGCGCGCCTGGCTCGCCGGCTTCCTGGCGGGCCTCGACGCCGCGGGCGGCCAGCCGGCCGCGGTACCGGCCGCCCCGCCCAAGGCCGCCGCGCCGCTGACGGTGATCTACGCCAGCGAATCGGGGAACTCCGAGGCGCTCGCCGGCAACGTCGCCAAGCTCGCGCGCAAGCAGGGCTTCAAGCCGAAGGTGGTGGACTTCGCCGACCTCGACGTCGCGACCCTGCCCAAGGCCGGCAAGCTGATCGCCATCGCGGCCACCTGGGGCGAGGGCGAGCCGCCGGCCCGGGCCGTGCGGGCCTACGGCGAGCTGATGGGGGAGGGCGCCCCGCGCCTCGACGGCGTCGAGTTCGCGGTCCTGTCGCTCGGCGACACGTCCTACGCGGAGTTCTGCGCCATCGGGAAGGCGCTCGACGCGCGCTTCGAGGCGCTCGGCGCCAAGCGCGCCGCCGAGCGGGCCGACCTCGACCTCGATTTCGAGAAGCCCGCCGCCGACTGGATCAAGGGCGCGCTGAAGGCGCTCGCCCCGGCCGAGCAGCCCGACAACGTCGTGGCGGTGGACTTCGCCCGCGCCGGCGCCGGCGAGGACGACGACGCCGAGCCGAGCCGCGAGCCCGTCGTGGTCGAGGTCGTCGAGCACGTGAACCTCAACTCGTCGCGCTCCGACAAGGAGACGATCCACCTCGCGCTCGCCTTCGAGGACGGCGCGCCGGCCTACGAGCCCGGCGATTCGCTGGAGATCTATCCCGAGAACGACCCGCAGCTCGTGGACGAGATCCTGAACGCCGCCGGGCTCTCCGGCGACGAGGCCCTGCGCACGGCTCTGCTCGCCGAGCGGGACATCACCACGCTCTCGGCCGCCACGATCGAGCGCTTCGTGAAGGCGACCGGCCACGCGGAGGCGCAGACGCTCATCGACAGCGGCGAGGCCAAGGCCTGGATCGAGGGCCGCCACCTGATCGACCTGCTGGAGACCTACCCGGCGAAGCTCACGGCCGATCACATCGGCACCATCACCCGGCCGTTGCCGCCGCGGGCCTACTCGATCGCCTCCTCGCGCAAGGAGGTGGGCGACGAGGTCCACCTCGCGATCGCGGCGGTGCGCTACGAGACCCACGGCCGCGCCCGCTCGGGCGTCGCCTCGGTCCACGTCGCCGACCGCATCCGCGACGGCGCCAAGCTGCGGGTGCGGCTGAAGCCGAACCGCCACTTCCGCCTGCCGCAGGATCCGGCCACCGACATCATCATGGTCGGGCCGGGCACCGGCGTCGCGCCGTTCCGCGCCTTCGTGCAGGAGCGCCGCGCAGTGGAGGCCCCGGGGCGGTCGTGGCTGTTCTTCGGCGACCGGCACTTCACCCACGACTTCCTGTACCAGCTCGAGTGGCAGGACGCCCTGGAGGACGGGTCGCTCACGAAGATCGACGTGGCCTTCTCGCGGGACCAGCCGGAGAAGGTCTACGTGCAGGACCGGATCACCCAGCACGCGCAGGAGTTGGTCTCCTGGCTGGACGGGGGCGCGCATCTCTACGTCTGCGGCGATGCCAAGGCCATGGCCAAGGACGTGCGCGCCGCCGTGGTGGGCGCGTACCAGAGCGCGAAGGGCCTCAGCGCCGCCGAAGCCGAGGCGCAGGTCGCGGCGCTGGAGCGCAGCCACCGCTACCAGCAGGACGTTTACTGA
- a CDS encoding phosphoadenylyl-sulfate reductase has translation MTRPDRQAADSLAERLSGLDLPGRLHLIAAEIPGRLVFTTSLGVEDQALTHALAMAGLAKGRVEIVTLDTGRLFAETYDTWTETESAYGIRITAYAPERAAAEDFVRSEGINGFRRSVAARQACCGFRKVEPLGRALAGASGWLTGLRAGQSANRAETPLAAFDAERGLIKLNPLADWSREQVDRFVRDNFVPYNVLHDRGFPSIGCAPCTRAVKLGEPERAGRWWWEQEDKKECGLHVGRPGAAVQPGQEPAILEPAAFETTPNQTARQPEFAR, from the coding sequence ATGACCCGTCCGGACCGACAGGCGGCCGACTCCCTCGCGGAGCGGCTGTCCGGGCTCGACCTTCCAGGCCGCCTCCACCTGATCGCCGCCGAGATCCCCGGCCGCCTCGTCTTCACGACGAGCCTCGGCGTCGAGGACCAGGCGCTCACCCACGCGCTGGCCATGGCGGGCCTCGCGAAGGGTCGCGTCGAGATCGTCACCCTCGATACCGGCCGCCTCTTCGCCGAGACCTACGACACGTGGACCGAGACCGAGTCGGCCTACGGCATCCGAATCACCGCCTACGCCCCCGAACGCGCGGCCGCCGAGGATTTCGTGCGGAGCGAGGGCATCAACGGCTTCCGGCGCTCGGTGGCGGCCCGTCAGGCCTGCTGCGGCTTCCGCAAAGTCGAGCCGCTCGGCCGCGCGCTCGCCGGCGCGAGCGGCTGGCTCACCGGGCTGCGGGCCGGCCAGTCGGCCAACCGCGCCGAGACGCCGCTCGCCGCCTTCGACGCGGAGCGCGGCCTGATCAAGCTGAACCCGCTGGCCGACTGGTCGCGGGAGCAGGTCGACCGCTTCGTGCGCGACAATTTCGTGCCCTACAACGTCCTGCACGATCGCGGCTTCCCGTCGATCGGCTGCGCCCCCTGCACCCGCGCCGTGAAGCTCGGCGAGCCCGAGCGGGCCGGCCGCTGGTGGTGGGAGCAGGAAGACAAGAAGGAGTGCGGCCTGCACGTCGGACGCCCCGGTGCGGCCGTGCAGCCGGGCCAAGAGCCCGCGATCCTCGAGCCCGCCGCCTTCGAGACCACCCC
- a CDS encoding Lrp/AsnC family transcriptional regulator, producing MDAIDLKILALLQTDATLSIAAIGERVGLSQTPCWKRIQKLEADGVIDRRVAVLDPVKLGLGLTVFVSIETADHSQEWLQRFAATVSAMPEVLEFYRMAGDVDYMLRVVVADMQAYDSFYKHLIAVLPLKNVTSRFAMEKVKSTTALPLPAPPKNGRHLPGTAPVLAVVGE from the coding sequence TTGGACGCGATCGATCTGAAGATTCTCGCCCTGCTGCAGACGGACGCCACGCTCTCCATCGCGGCGATCGGCGAGCGCGTGGGCCTGTCCCAGACGCCGTGCTGGAAGCGCATCCAGAAGCTGGAGGCCGACGGGGTCATCGACCGGCGCGTGGCGGTGCTCGATCCGGTGAAGCTCGGCCTCGGGCTGACCGTGTTCGTCTCCATCGAGACCGCGGACCATTCCCAGGAGTGGCTGCAGCGCTTCGCCGCAACCGTCTCGGCCATGCCGGAGGTGCTCGAGTTCTACCGGATGGCCGGCGACGTGGACTACATGCTGCGGGTCGTCGTCGCCGACATGCAGGCCTATGACAGCTTCTACAAGCACCTCATCGCGGTGCTGCCGCTCAAGAACGTCACCTCCCGCTTCGCGATGGAGAAGGTGAAATCCACCACGGCCCTGCCGCTGCCGGCGCCCCCGAAGAACGGGCGGCACCTGCCGGGGACGGCCCCCGTCCTCGCCGTGGTTGGAGAATGA
- the garD gene encoding galactarate dehydratase, with product MQAEIEAPTRPQPAGAGAAGAAGDVPRTIRLSDSDNVAIVVNAFGLPAGTVFPDGLELVEFVPQGHKVALTDIPEGGEVRRYGEVVGIATQPIPRGAWVEESRVATPVAPALDALEMATRVPAPLPPLEGYTFEGYRNPDGSVGTKNILAISISVQCVAGTLDVAIRRIKQELLPRYPNVDDVVGLTHAYGCGVAINAPEAVVPIRTLQSLAQNPNFGGEVMVVGLGCEKLVSERLLPDSGAAGDGVVRLQDERHRGFSAMIDSILTMAEARLEVLNRRTRETCPASELVVGLQCGGSDAFSGVTANPALGFAADLLVRCGATVMFSEVTEVRDAIHLLTPRAKSPEVAAALVREMAWYDAYLAKGEADRRANPSPGNKKGGLNNIVEKALGSVAKSGTSAISGVLAPGERVREKGLIFAATPASDFVCGTLQLASGITLQVFSTGRGTPYGLAQAPVIKVATRTELAERWSDLIDLDAGRIATGAATIEEVGWELFHLILDVASGRKRPWSDRWGLFNDLTLFNPAPIT from the coding sequence ATGCAGGCCGAGATCGAAGCCCCGACCCGCCCGCAGCCGGCCGGCGCGGGGGCCGCAGGGGCCGCCGGCGACGTGCCGCGCACGATCCGCCTGAGCGACAGCGACAACGTCGCGATCGTGGTCAACGCCTTCGGGCTGCCGGCCGGCACGGTCTTCCCGGACGGGCTGGAACTCGTCGAGTTCGTGCCGCAGGGCCACAAGGTGGCGCTCACCGACATCCCGGAGGGCGGCGAGGTCCGCCGCTACGGCGAGGTGGTGGGCATCGCCACGCAACCGATCCCGCGGGGCGCCTGGGTGGAGGAATCCCGCGTCGCGACGCCGGTCGCCCCCGCCCTCGACGCCCTGGAGATGGCCACCCGCGTGCCGGCCCCCCTGCCCCCGCTCGAGGGCTACACCTTCGAGGGCTATCGCAACCCGGACGGGTCGGTGGGTACCAAGAATATCCTGGCGATCTCGATCAGCGTGCAGTGCGTCGCCGGCACCCTCGACGTTGCGATCCGGCGGATCAAGCAGGAGCTGCTGCCGCGCTACCCCAACGTCGACGACGTGGTCGGCCTGACCCACGCCTACGGCTGCGGCGTCGCCATCAACGCTCCCGAGGCGGTGGTGCCGATCCGGACGCTCCAGAGCCTCGCGCAGAACCCGAATTTCGGCGGCGAGGTCATGGTCGTCGGCCTCGGCTGCGAGAAGCTCGTCTCGGAGCGGCTCCTGCCCGACAGCGGCGCGGCCGGCGACGGGGTGGTGCGGCTGCAGGACGAGCGCCACCGCGGCTTCTCGGCCATGATCGACAGCATCCTGACCATGGCGGAGGCCCGCCTGGAGGTGCTGAACCGCCGGACCCGCGAGACCTGCCCGGCCTCCGAGCTGGTCGTCGGCCTGCAATGCGGCGGCAGCGACGCGTTCTCGGGCGTCACCGCCAACCCGGCGCTCGGCTTCGCGGCCGACCTGCTGGTCCGCTGCGGCGCCACCGTGATGTTCTCCGAGGTGACGGAGGTGCGCGACGCGATCCACCTCCTCACCCCCCGGGCGAAGAGCCCGGAGGTCGCCGCGGCGCTGGTCCGCGAGATGGCGTGGTACGACGCCTACCTCGCCAAGGGCGAGGCCGACCGCCGGGCCAACCCGTCGCCGGGCAACAAGAAGGGCGGCCTCAACAACATCGTGGAGAAGGCGCTGGGCTCGGTCGCCAAATCGGGCACGAGCGCGATCTCGGGGGTCCTGGCGCCGGGCGAGCGCGTCCGCGAGAAGGGCCTGATCTTCGCCGCGACCCCGGCGAGCGACTTCGTCTGCGGCACGCTGCAGCTCGCCTCGGGCATCACCCTGCAGGTCTTCTCCACCGGCCGCGGCACGCCCTACGGGCTCGCCCAAGCGCCGGTGATCAAGGTCGCCACCCGCACGGAGCTGGCCGAGCGCTGGTCCGACCTGATCGACCTCGATGCCGGCCGCATCGCCACAGGCGCGGCGACGATCGAGGAGGTCGGCTGGGAGCTGTTCCACCTGATCCTCGACGTCGCGAGCGGGCGCAAGCGCCCCTGGTCGGACCGGTGGGGGCTGTTCAACGACCTGACCCTGTTCAACCCCGCGCCGATCACCTGA
- a CDS encoding TonB-dependent siderophore receptor produces MPAARIDVVDRIKYCRSRLNICSTGLATSLLLLAPTEIRAQSDPAADEVVLSELSVAGTGPVSERADGPVTGYRATRSATATRTDTPVRDSPQSINVVSRSVITDQQDLRLTDAVTNVSNVVLGSTVQGRSQNYLIRGFSTQVFAVDGVLVDPAINFYPVTRDLVDAERVEVIKGPASVLFGRGDPGGVINIVTRRPTFEPTADASVQGGSFGFRRFQGSVSSALPAVEGLAARLSFAAQEDPTFRNYGGDTNRRVFVAPAFSWTPSADTRVYVNSEFTNQHTQYDEGLVAFRGRVPLDNIGRFYGEPSSRYFGAFNTITMRAEHDVNENLTLRQVIAGQWGTFDVFAARALSVNNAGTLLSRREATVNSRFAAVDSQTEAVMKFDTFGFAHTALLGFEYSNGFRHAFSQQGNLAPVSFLNPMFGAAFQPLQFQADLKQKLEVFGLYVQDQIVLAPGLQLVVGARFDLGSQYYFNRQPASRTQPPEQTLFGASPRVGLIYRPFEPLTFYASYATSFLPQTASVLNVASPPPSTGEQVEAGTRVDLTPGLTLSAAAFQIVRDNVAATDPRNPTFSVITGQQRSRGVEADLAGEILPGWSIIGSVGLIDARITKDTTFAVGNRLTGVPVFSGSLWTTYAFQDGPLRGLGLGFGVTHVGRRYGDLDNSFTVGAYNRLDALVYYDFDAHWRLSVNMRNLTNARYIEAPTNATNNTPGAPFTVLATITARL; encoded by the coding sequence ATGCCCGCCGCCCGGATCGACGTCGTCGATCGCATCAAATACTGCCGGTCGCGCCTGAATATCTGCAGCACCGGACTCGCGACGTCGCTCCTCCTGCTCGCGCCGACAGAGATCCGCGCGCAATCCGACCCGGCCGCCGACGAGGTCGTGCTCTCCGAACTCAGCGTTGCGGGCACGGGCCCGGTCAGCGAGCGGGCCGACGGTCCCGTCACCGGCTATCGGGCGACGCGCTCGGCGACCGCCACGCGCACCGACACGCCGGTGCGCGACTCGCCGCAATCGATCAACGTCGTGTCCCGCTCGGTGATCACCGACCAGCAGGATCTGCGGCTCACCGATGCCGTGACCAACGTCAGCAACGTGGTTCTCGGCAGCACGGTGCAGGGACGGTCGCAGAACTACCTGATCCGCGGCTTCTCCACCCAGGTCTTCGCCGTCGACGGCGTGCTGGTCGACCCGGCCATCAACTTCTACCCGGTCACACGGGACCTCGTGGACGCCGAGCGCGTCGAGGTGATCAAGGGCCCGGCCTCCGTGCTGTTCGGCCGGGGCGATCCCGGCGGCGTCATCAACATCGTGACCCGCCGGCCCACCTTCGAGCCCACGGCCGACGCGAGCGTGCAGGGCGGCAGCTTCGGCTTCCGGCGGTTCCAGGGCTCCGTGTCGAGCGCGCTGCCCGCCGTCGAGGGCCTCGCCGCGCGTCTCAGCTTCGCCGCCCAGGAGGATCCGACCTTCCGCAATTACGGTGGCGACACCAACCGGCGCGTCTTCGTGGCGCCGGCCTTCAGCTGGACGCCGAGCGCCGACACCCGGGTCTACGTGAACTCGGAATTCACCAACCAGCACACCCAGTACGACGAGGGGCTGGTGGCCTTCCGCGGCCGCGTCCCGCTCGACAACATCGGCCGGTTCTACGGTGAGCCGTCCTCGCGCTACTTCGGCGCGTTCAACACGATCACCATGCGCGCCGAGCACGACGTCAACGAGAACCTGACGCTCCGGCAGGTCATCGCCGGGCAATGGGGCACGTTCGACGTGTTCGCCGCCCGTGCCCTATCGGTCAACAATGCCGGCACGCTGCTGAGCCGGCGCGAAGCCACGGTCAATTCGCGCTTCGCCGCGGTCGACAGCCAGACCGAGGCCGTGATGAAGTTCGACACCTTCGGCTTCGCCCATACGGCGCTCCTCGGGTTCGAGTACTCGAACGGCTTCCGCCACGCCTTCTCCCAGCAGGGCAACCTCGCCCCGGTCAGCTTCCTCAACCCGATGTTCGGCGCGGCCTTCCAGCCGCTCCAGTTCCAGGCCGACCTGAAGCAGAAGCTGGAAGTGTTCGGGCTCTACGTCCAGGACCAGATCGTGCTGGCGCCGGGCCTGCAGCTCGTCGTCGGCGCCCGGTTCGATCTCGGCAGCCAGTACTATTTCAACCGCCAGCCGGCCTCGCGGACCCAGCCGCCCGAGCAGACCCTGTTCGGCGCCTCGCCGCGGGTCGGGCTGATCTACCGGCCGTTCGAGCCGCTGACCTTCTACGCGAGCTACGCCACGTCGTTCCTGCCGCAGACCGCCAGCGTGCTGAACGTGGCGAGCCCCCCGCCCAGCACGGGCGAGCAGGTCGAGGCCGGCACCCGGGTCGATCTCACGCCCGGCCTGACCCTGAGCGCGGCCGCCTTCCAGATCGTCCGGGACAACGTCGCGGCCACCGACCCGCGCAATCCGACCTTCTCCGTCATCACCGGCCAGCAGCGGTCGCGGGGTGTCGAGGCCGACCTGGCCGGCGAGATCCTGCCCGGCTGGAGCATCATCGGCAGTGTCGGCCTGATCGACGCGCGGATCACCAAGGACACGACCTTCGCGGTCGGCAACCGGCTCACCGGCGTGCCGGTGTTCAGCGGCAGCCTGTGGACGACCTACGCGTTCCAGGACGGCCCGCTGCGCGGGCTCGGGCTCGGCTTCGGCGTCACCCATGTCGGCCGACGCTACGGCGACCTCGACAACAGCTTCACCGTGGGCGCCTACAACCGGCTCGACGCGCTCGTGTACTACGATTTCGACGCCCACTGGCGCCTGTCGGTGAACATGCGCAACCTGACGAACGCGCGCTACATCGAGGCGCCGACCAACGCGACCAACAACACCCCCGGGGCGCCGTTCACGGTGCTGGCGACGATCACCGCCCGGCTCTGA
- a CDS encoding TetR/AcrR family transcriptional regulator: MTVAADRAAEARGNPSARREHILDAAETCFARNGFHRTTMQDLAREAAMSPGNFYRYFESKEALVLGLVERERERGTLLVAEMEGSGDPRGTLLGIIARYFASITREAATLRVEIWSESTRNPDIAAMTARTEAESRDWFVATLAALATAPGCDPAGLYALLAPLMKGIVVGRAALPDYDVAAAIAQLHALLDAGLDGRLPAPPLAGRHAGR, translated from the coding sequence GTGACCGTCGCGGCGGACAGGGCGGCGGAGGCCCGCGGCAACCCGTCCGCCCGGCGCGAGCACATCCTCGACGCCGCCGAGACCTGCTTCGCGCGCAACGGCTTCCATCGCACCACCATGCAGGACCTCGCCCGCGAGGCCGCGATGAGTCCGGGCAACTTCTACCGCTACTTCGAATCCAAGGAGGCCCTGGTCCTCGGGCTGGTGGAGCGCGAGCGCGAGCGCGGCACGCTCCTGGTCGCCGAGATGGAGGGCAGCGGCGATCCGCGCGGGACGTTGCTGGGCATCATCGCCCGCTACTTCGCGTCGATCACCCGCGAGGCCGCGACCCTGCGGGTGGAGATCTGGTCGGAATCGACCCGCAACCCGGACATCGCCGCCATGACGGCGCGGACCGAGGCGGAGAGCCGCGACTGGTTCGTGGCGACCCTGGCGGCGCTCGCCACCGCGCCGGGATGCGATCCGGCCGGGCTCTACGCCCTGCTCGCGCCGCTGATGAAGGGGATCGTCGTCGGCCGGGCCGCGCTGCCCGACTACGACGTCGCCGCGGCGATCGCCCAGCTCCACGCGCTCCTCGACGCCGGGCTCGACGGTCGCCTGCCGGCCCCGCCGCTCGCAGGCCGACACGCCGGCCGCTGA
- a CDS encoding NADPH-dependent assimilatory sulfite reductase hemoprotein subunit, translated as MDDHSPRDAAETPAPGPITAPAKRVYETPPTARPITDAEAARAEKLAANEHIKIASGYLRGTLADGLLKHATGAISEDDGQLVKFHGMYLQDDRDLRPERTKKKLDKAYSFMIRLRIAGGVITPKQWLILDDIARTYAGGALRATTRQTFQYHGVIKSNLKRTMAAIDGALLDTIAACGDVNRNVMAATNPAQTGAHKAAYQLAKDISDSLLPKTSAWREIWLDGERVVGGEEEAEVEPVYGRTYLPRKFKTVVAVPPSNEVDIFAHDLGFIAILDKKNQVTGWNVTVGGGMGMTHGEPDTFPRTADVMGFVKPEDALKVAEAVMTVQRDWGNRKNRKNARLKYTIERYGLDAFRAEVEKRAGKKLGAPKPFTFTGNGDRYGWVEGDDGRHHLTLYVPSGRIKDIAGGAQFLSGLRRIAEVHQGDFRLTGNQNVIIANVPAEKRAEIDALVDEYGLTRGASALRRSSIACVALPTCGLALAESERYLPDLMTELEESLASHGLAEEEITIRSTGCPNGCARPFISEIGLVGRGPERYHLYLGAAHDGSRLSKLYREDVAASEIRDTLDPLFADYAKGRQPGEHFGDYLIRAGHVARTTNGPDFHERTGALKPATLG; from the coding sequence ATGGACGACCACAGCCCCCGCGACGCCGCCGAGACCCCGGCCCCCGGCCCGATCACCGCCCCGGCCAAGCGCGTCTACGAGACCCCGCCGACCGCGCGCCCGATCACGGACGCCGAGGCCGCGCGCGCGGAGAAACTCGCCGCGAACGAGCACATCAAGATCGCCAGCGGCTACCTCCGCGGCACCCTGGCGGACGGCCTCCTGAAGCACGCCACCGGGGCGATCTCGGAGGATGACGGGCAGCTCGTGAAGTTCCACGGGATGTACCTGCAGGACGACCGCGACCTGCGCCCCGAGCGGACCAAGAAGAAGCTCGACAAGGCCTACAGCTTCATGATCCGCCTGCGCATCGCCGGCGGCGTCATCACCCCGAAGCAGTGGCTGATCCTCGACGACATCGCCCGGACCTACGCGGGCGGGGCGCTGCGCGCGACCACGCGCCAGACCTTCCAGTACCACGGCGTGATCAAGTCGAACCTGAAGCGCACGATGGCCGCCATCGACGGCGCGCTGCTCGACACGATCGCGGCCTGCGGCGACGTCAACCGCAACGTCATGGCGGCGACGAACCCCGCTCAGACCGGCGCCCACAAGGCCGCCTACCAGCTCGCCAAGGACATCTCCGACTCGCTGCTGCCCAAGACCAGCGCGTGGCGGGAGATCTGGCTCGACGGCGAGCGCGTGGTCGGCGGCGAGGAGGAGGCCGAGGTCGAGCCGGTCTACGGCCGGACCTACCTGCCGCGGAAGTTCAAGACCGTCGTGGCGGTGCCGCCCTCCAACGAGGTCGACATCTTCGCCCACGACCTCGGCTTCATCGCGATCCTCGACAAGAAGAACCAGGTCACCGGCTGGAACGTGACGGTGGGCGGCGGCATGGGCATGACCCACGGCGAGCCCGACACCTTCCCGCGCACCGCCGACGTGATGGGCTTCGTGAAGCCCGAGGACGCCCTGAAGGTCGCCGAGGCGGTGATGACCGTCCAGCGCGACTGGGGCAACCGCAAGAACCGCAAGAACGCCCGGCTCAAGTACACGATCGAGCGCTACGGCCTCGACGCCTTCCGGGCCGAGGTCGAGAAGCGCGCCGGCAAGAAGCTCGGCGCGCCCAAGCCCTTCACCTTCACGGGCAACGGCGACCGCTACGGCTGGGTCGAGGGCGACGACGGCCGCCACCACCTGACCCTCTACGTGCCCTCGGGCCGGATCAAGGACATCGCGGGCGGCGCGCAGTTCCTCTCGGGCCTGCGCCGCATCGCCGAGGTGCATCAGGGCGATTTCCGCCTCACCGGCAACCAGAACGTCATCATCGCCAACGTCCCGGCCGAGAAGCGCGCCGAGATCGACGCGCTGGTCGACGAGTACGGCCTGACCCGGGGCGCGAGCGCGCTGCGGCGCAGCTCGATCGCCTGCGTGGCCCTGCCGACCTGCGGCCTCGCGCTCGCCGAGAGCGAGCGCTACCTGCCGGACCTGATGACCGAGCTGGAGGAGAGCCTCGCGTCCCACGGGCTCGCCGAGGAGGAGATCACGATCCGCTCCACCGGCTGCCCGAACGGCTGCGCCCGGCCGTTCATCTCGGAGATCGGCCTCGTCGGCCGCGGCCCCGAGCGCTACCACCTCTACCTGGGCGCCGCCCACGACGGCTCGCGGCTCAGCAAGCTCTACCGGGAGGACGTGGCGGCCTCCGAGATCCGCGACACCCTCGACCCGCTCTTCGCCGACTACGCGAAGGGCCGGCAGCCGGGCGAGCATTTCGGCGACTACCTGATCCGCGCCGGCCACGTGGCGCGGACCACCAACGGCCCGGACTTCCACGAGCGGACCGGCGCCCTCAAGCCGGCCACGCTCGGCTGA